GGAAGTGATAGAGGTGCCGGTTTTGCCGTTTTTGATAAAGATAAAGGGAACAGATATGTTATTAAGGTCTTTTATGAAGGCGATCCCACTACAGTAAAAAACATTATGGAATCCCACGGTATTAGGGTTGATAAATATGAGTTAGAATACATTGATTCTGATATCTGTGATTGTAAGTTTTATATTACTCTTGATAATTTACCTCTTGGTAAGAAGGCTTTTAGGAACATTAATGAGATTATCTGGTCTCAGAAGAAGGGAAGGCTATATAGTTTTGGTACTTCTCTTCAGGTTTTTAAAGGCGTTGGTTATCCAAAGGATGTAGCACAGTTATATAAGGTTGAGGAATATGAAGGTGATTTATGGTTAGCTCATACTAGACAGCCTACAAATTCACCTGGACATTATCCTTACTGGTCTCATCCTTTCTCAACATTTAATATTGCTATTGTTCATAATGGCGATGTTAGTTCCTTTGGTGCTAATTTAGAATATCTACTCGAGAGGAATTGGGAAGGGTTTGTAGGGACCGACAGTGAGGTTATTGCTTTTCTCTTTGAAGAGTTAATCTCTGAAGGCTTCAGCGTAGAAGAGGCTGTAAAGATTATTGTTAATCCCTCAAGGCGTTTTTCTGCTTTTCCTAAGGAATTAGATTATTACTATAGAAACGCTAGACTTGATGGTCCATTTACTGCTGTAATTGGTTATGATTCTGGCGATGATCTGTATTTAATTGCGTTAGCAGATAGATCGAAGTTTAGGCCAGCAATTATTGGCGAGGACGAGAATTTCTATTATGTTGCAAGTGAGGAGAACGAAATTAGGGAGATTAGTCCTAATGCTAGGGTATGGACTTTGAAGCCTGGTTCATATTTTATAGCATCATTAAATAAGGGTGTGATAAGTTACGGTAGGGATGAAGTTGAATTAAAGAGTTTTTCATCACCACCCATTTTCGCTCCTAAAGTATATGACATAGACGCTAGGAACGTTAGCTATAAAGAGTTAAATGAGTTAATTGTCCATGAAGTGAAGAAGGGGAAGAAGGAGGTAACTGTTGCTAATGTTATGGGCCATCGTTATATAGGTATTAATTTTAAACGTTTTGGTGTTAGTGGTATTAGGGTTAACCTATACGGTGTTGTTGGTAATTCAATGGCTAATTTGAATGAGGATAACTATTTCTATGTTTACGGTAATGTTGCTGATGATTGCTGTGATACTAT
The sequence above is drawn from the Sulfurisphaera tokodaii str. 7 genome and encodes:
- a CDS encoding class II glutamine amidotransferase, whose protein sequence is MIHPSGCGVLGILRKKSANKISGEMVVRGIERVRYRGSDRGAGFAVFDKDKGNRYVIKVFYEGDPTTVKNIMESHGIRVDKYELEYIDSDICDCKFYITLDNLPLGKKAFRNINEIIWSQKKGRLYSFGTSLQVFKGVGYPKDVAQLYKVEEYEGDLWLAHTRQPTNSPGHYPYWSHPFSTFNIAIVHNGDVSSFGANLEYLLERNWEGFVGTDSEVIAFLFEELISEGFSVEEAVKIIVNPSRRFSAFPKELDYYYRNARLDGPFTAVIGYDSGDDLYLIALADRSKFRPAIIGEDENFYYVASEENEIREISPNARVWTLKPGSYFIASLNKGVISYGRDEVELKSFSSPPIFAPKVYDIDARNVSYKELNELIVHEVKKGKKEVTVANVMGHRYIGINFKRFGVSGIRVNLYGVVGNSMANLNEDNYFYVYGNVADDCCDTMHGGKVVIYGDARDVLAQTFQNGKIFVKGNAGNRVGIQMREYKDRRPYLVIGGMVDDYLGEYMAGGVIVVLGTTVSHEPVGNFVGSGMVGGRIYIRGKVSLSKIGLQPPKIEIMRFLKALLLEGLIDERSYDELRDKEYIEIMDKLEGKAKEYAKRLFEEKVGIPKVEYRELTEEEFKELYPVMREYSSDMGKDYTELLKERFTVISARGKL